Within the Streptomyces sp. YIM 121038 genome, the region CGGTCCAAGCTCGTGACACCTCAGGAAAGGACACTGCCATGTCGGAGCTTCTCGTCGACTTCATCACTTCCCTCGACGGTCACGCATCGGGAGAGGGATGGCCCGGGTTCTGGGGCCTGGAGGGCCCGGAGTACCTCGCATGGCTCGGGAAGCAGCCCGAGGTCACCTATCTGATGGGAGCGAACACCTACCGCCTGATGTCGGGCTTCGCCGCGGGCGAGGTCCCCGGCGGCCAGGACGAGTTCAGGCCCGAGGAAGAGGCGTCCGTGGACGAGCTCACGCAAGCGTCCAAGGTGGTGTTCTCCTCCTCCATCGAGGAGCCGCTGACGTGGGCCAACTCCACGCTCGTGCGCGGCGACGCCGTCGAGGCGGTCCGTGCCATGAAGTCGGGCGGCTCGGGGCTCCTCAGCACGATCGGCAGCCTCAGTCTGTGCCGGTCCCTGCTGCGGGCCGGACTCGTCGACCGCTTCCGGGTCGTGATGTTCCCGGTGATCA harbors:
- a CDS encoding dihydrofolate reductase family protein, which produces MTSLDGHASGEGWPGFWGLEGPEYLAWLGKQPEVTYLMGANTYRLMSGFAAGEVPGGQDEFRPEEEASVDELTQASKVVFSSSIEEPLTWANSTLVRGDAVEAVRAMKSGGSGLLSTIGSLSLCRSLLRAGLVDRFRVVMFPVITGATGAERIYDGYPDVALEMTEHRTFDGRIQLVEYKPRVLEHPPLHTPA